The Anabrus simplex isolate iqAnaSimp1 chromosome 1, ASM4041472v1, whole genome shotgun sequence genome window below encodes:
- the LOC136857020 gene encoding multiple epidermal growth factor-like domains protein 11 isoform X3 yields the protein MCLPICHKCMKNSICTAPETCSCVEGYEENRSKCVPVCKNGCRNGKCVAPNVCNCNKKYMKDDSEQCVPSCPEDCIHGTCIIPDVCECDDGYANRPGSNQCDPVCLGGCPNGLCTAPGICTCHEGYFREEDMCVKACGGGCENGVCSSINNTCMCINGYVNKGPFYCAPVCAGGCENGYCIAPDVCRCIDGYTNNGTNKCVPYCPECSNGQCISPYDCVCNEGYKKDFNYVCKPSCPGNCEHGICIAPDICSCHDGYLQSRDNSSLCLPNCEGGCVNSICSAPNECSCNDGYVPEPGNSSICLPHCEGGCFNGTCSAPGVCSCNDGYIPDLNNSSICVPHCEGGCFNGTCSAPGVCSCNDGYIPDLNNSTICVPYCEGGCFNGTCSEPGVCSCNDGYIPDLNNSTICVPHCEGGCFNGTCSAPGVCSCNDGYIPDLNNSTICVPHCEGGCFNGTCSEPGVCSCNDGYIPDLNNSSICLPHCERGCYNGTCSAPGVCSCNDGYIPDINNSSICLPYCEGHCNNGTCSAPNVCSCNDGFIPDPHNFNHCIPACNGGCKNGLCSSANNTCICNHGFANNGSFNCVPVCAGNCKYGHCILPNVCKCTEGYTNNGTNQCIPICLECSNGQCESPYNCLCNPGYKKDNHNICKPYCSGNCQHGKCIAPNTCSCIKGYVLSKGNSSLCEPVCDKKCKNGFCSAPNTCSCNIGYFPSRDNPSVCEKGDQIVLDEKPKPSCPTGCINGICTSKNTCRCNVGWSGDTCNKEKAQSSGILQWLDVTNCSRECITFLAVTSLVVALLIVPCVSKLVTYHQQRKKYNCNSLHERF from the exons ATGTGCCTTCCGATCTGCCATAAATGCATGAAGAACTCCATCTGTACTGCTCCTGAAACTTGTTCTTGTGTTGAGGGATATGAAGAGAATCGAAGCAAATGTGTTCCAGTATGTAAGAATGGCTGTCGGAATGGTAAATGTGTGGCTCCAAATGTATGTAATTGTAATAAAAAATATATGAAGGATGATTCAGAACAGTGTGTGCCTTCATGTCCAGAAGATTGTATACATGGTACTTGTATCATACCAGATGTATGTGAATGTGATGACGGTTATGCAAACAGACCTGGTTCCAATCAGTGTGATCCAGTGTGCCTTGGCGGTTGCCCAAATGGTTTGTGTACAGCTCCGGGCATTTGTACTTGCCATGAAGGTTATTTTAGAGAAGAAGATATGTGTGTCAAAGCATGTGGTGGTGGTTGTGAAAATGGGGTGTGTTCATCAATAAACAACACATGCATGTGTATCAATGGCTATGTGAACAAAGGACCATTTTACTGTGCTCCGGTATGTGCTGGTGGTTGTGAAAATGGTTACTGCATTGCTCCAGATGTATGCCGATGTATAGATGGTTACACAAATAATGGAACAAATAAATGTGTTCCTTACTGTCCTGAATGTAGCAATGGGCAGTGCATATCACCTTATGACTGTGTTTGTAATGAAGGTTATAAAAAAGACTTCAATTATGTTTGCAAACCTTCCTGTCCTGGTAACTGTGAGCACGGGATATGCATTGCCCCAGATATTTGTTCCTGTCATGATGGTTATTTACAAAGTCGTGATAATTCAAGTCTTTGTCTTCCTAACTGTGAAGGAGGCTGTGTTAATAGCATTTGCTCTGCTCCTAATGAATGCTCTTGTAATGATGGATATGTACCTGAACCTGGTAACTCCAGTATATGTCTTCCTCATTGTGAAGGAGGCTGTTTCAATGGAACTTGCTCAGCACCTGGTGTATGTTCGTGTAATGATGGCTACATCCCTGATCTCAATAACTCCAGTATCTGCGTTCCACATTGTGAAGGAGGTTGTTTCAACGGAACTTGCTCAGCACCTGGTGTATGTTCGTGTAATGATGGCTACATCCCTGATCTCAATAACTCCACTATATGTGTTCCATATTGTGAGGGAGGCTGTTTCAATGGAACTTGCTCAGAACCTGGTGTTTGTTCTTGCAATGATGGCTACATCCCTGATCTCAATAACTCTACTATATGCGTTCCACATTGTGAAGGAGGTTGTTTCAACGGAACTTGCTCAGCACCTGGTGTATGTTCGTGTAATGATGGCTACATCCCTGATCTCAATAACTCCACTATATGCGTTCCACATTGTGAAGGAGGCTGTTTCAATGGAACTTGCTCAGAACCTGGTGTTTGTTCTTGCAATGATGGCTACATCCCTGATCTCAATAACTCCAGTATCTGCCTTCCTCACTGTGAAAGAGGTTGTTATAATGGAACTTGCTCAGCACCTGGCGTATGTTCTTGCAATGATGGCTACATCCCTGATATCAATAACTCCAGTATCTGTCTTCCTTATTGTGAAGGACATTGTAACAATGGAACTTGTTCTGCACCTAATGTATGTTCTTGCAATGATGGTTTCATTCCTGACCCTCATAATTTTAATCATTGTATTCCTGCTTGCAATGGTGGTTGTAAAAATGGATTATGTTCATCGGCAAACAACACATGCATATGCAATCATGGTTTTGCAAACAATGGATCTTTCAACTGTGTACCAGTATGTGCTGGTAACTGTAAATATGGACACTGTATTCTTCCAAATGTATGTAAATGCACTGAAGGATATACAAATAATGGAACAAATCAATGTATTCCAATTTGTCTTGAGTGTAGCAATGGGCAGTGTGAATCACCTTACAACTGCTTATGCAATCCAGGTTATAAAAAAGACAATCATAATATCTGCAAGCCTTACTGTTCTGGAAACTGTCAACATGGAAAATGTATAGCACCAAATACCTGTTCATGTATCAAAGGATATGTGCTCAGCAAAGGCAACAGTAGTCTTTGTGAACCTGTCTGTGATAAGAAGTGTAAGAATGGCTTCTGTTCTGCACCAAATACTTGTTCCTGCAATATAGGATACTTTCCCAGTAGAGACAATCCAAGTGTATGTGAAAAAGGAGATCAAATAGTACTTGATGAAAAGCCAAAACCATCTTGTCCAACGGGCTGCATAAACGGAATCTGCACGTCAAAGAACACTTGTAGATGTAATGTCGGCTGGTCTGGAGACACATGCAATAAAGAGAAAGCTCAAAGCAGTGGCATACTACA gtGGCTAGATGTGACTAATTGTTCAAGAGAATGTATTACCTTTCTTGCAGTGACTTCACTGGTGGTAGCTTTGCTCATCGTACCCTGTGTATCAAAGTTAGTTACTTATCATCAGCAAAGAAAAAAGTATAACTGCAATAGTCTCCATGAGAGATTTTAG